A genomic segment from Triticum dicoccoides isolate Atlit2015 ecotype Zavitan chromosome 1A, WEW_v2.0, whole genome shotgun sequence encodes:
- the LOC119356199 gene encoding uncharacterized protein LOC119356199, giving the protein MDGAAHIASDSSEDDRASSSASSTGSASWRSRPHKWIHLRGRRRRRPLSARRGEGGEANGKGDGDDVQDLALPLGRCPSRRFLPRLSYDRTSGVKAKLLPMVPNEKARRYQLYEKTPSHAHSIPYEVKSFPLNIFGTKMVVINKVQSRSGCVRVKHVNLCGIKLCIIKQYPN; this is encoded by the exons ATGGATGGGGCCGCCCACATCGCTAGCGACTCCTCGGAGGACGACAGGGCCTCCTCCTCCGCGTCCTCTACCGGTTCGGCCTCCTGGCGCTCCCGGCCGCACAAGTGGATTCACCTGcgggggcgccggcgccggcgaccgTTGTCCGCTCGGAGAGGAGAGGGTGGTGAAGCCAACGGCAAGGGCGACGGTGACGACGTGCAGGACCTCGCGCTGCCGCTGGGGAGATGTCCTTCGCGGCGGTTCTTGCCCAG GTTATCATATGACAGAACGTCTGGGGTGAAAGCTAAGCTACTTCCAATG GTCCCAAATGAGAAGGCAAGAAGGTATCAGCTGTATGAGAAGACCCCCTCACATGCCCATTCCATTCCCTATGAAGTCAAAAGTTTCCCACTGAATATATTTGGTACTAAAATGGTCGTTAT CAACAAAGTACAGTCAAGATCAGGGTGTGTGAGGGTTAAACATGTTAATTTATGTGGCATCAAGCTAT GTATTATTAAACAATATCCTAACTGA